In a single window of the Nocardioides massiliensis genome:
- the mraY gene encoding phospho-N-acetylmuramoyl-pentapeptide-transferase: MRAILLAGGLSLVFTLLGTRLAIGMLVKRGYGQFIRDDGPTTHQVKRGTPTMGGLVVMLASVAAYFLAKLITGTTPSASVLLLIFLFVGLGTVGFLDDYIKITKQRSLGLRSGAKMIGQVGVGIVFAILALSPWLEDDRGQAPASHAVSFIRDLPGWELPGFLAVVLILLIIAGASNGVNLTDGLDGLATGAAMMVFGAYTIINIWQNNQSCAIQTGPTCYEVRDPLDLAVMAAAITGACFGFLWWNASPAKIYMGDTGSLALGGAVAGLAILTRTEFLLVLVGGLFVLETLSVMLQVGWFKASGGKRLFRMAPLHHHFELKGWAEITVVIRFWIIAGLFVVAGLGVFYAEWVSGA, translated from the coding sequence ATGAGAGCGATCCTGCTCGCCGGCGGGTTGTCGCTGGTCTTCACCCTGCTCGGCACGCGGCTCGCCATCGGCATGCTCGTCAAGCGCGGCTACGGCCAGTTCATCCGCGACGACGGACCGACCACCCACCAGGTGAAGCGCGGCACCCCGACCATGGGCGGGCTCGTGGTGATGCTCGCCTCGGTGGCGGCGTACTTCCTGGCCAAGCTGATCACCGGCACCACGCCCTCGGCGTCGGTCCTGCTGCTGATCTTCCTCTTCGTCGGGCTCGGCACGGTCGGCTTCCTCGACGACTACATCAAGATCACCAAGCAGCGCAGCCTCGGGCTGCGCAGCGGCGCCAAGATGATCGGCCAGGTGGGCGTCGGCATCGTCTTCGCCATCCTGGCGCTCAGCCCTTGGCTGGAGGACGACCGGGGTCAGGCGCCCGCCTCGCACGCCGTGTCGTTCATCCGCGACCTGCCCGGGTGGGAGCTGCCCGGGTTCCTCGCGGTGGTGCTGATCCTGCTGATCATCGCCGGCGCCAGCAACGGCGTGAACCTCACCGACGGGCTCGACGGGCTCGCGACCGGCGCGGCGATGATGGTCTTCGGCGCCTACACGATCATCAACATCTGGCAGAACAACCAGTCGTGCGCCATCCAGACCGGGCCCACCTGCTACGAGGTCCGCGATCCGCTCGACCTGGCGGTGATGGCGGCGGCGATCACCGGCGCCTGCTTCGGCTTCCTGTGGTGGAACGCCTCACCGGCGAAGATCTACATGGGTGACACCGGCTCGCTGGCCCTCGGCGGCGCGGTCGCCGGGCTGGCGATCCTCACCCGCACCGAGTTCCTGCTCGTGCTGGTCGGCGGGCTGTTCGTCCTCGAGACACTCTCGGTCATGCTGCAGGTCGGGTGGTTCAAGGCCTCCGGCGGCAAGCGGCTGTTCCGCATGGCGCCGCTGCACCACCACTTCGAGCTCAAGGGCTGGGCCGAGATCACCGTGGTGATCCGGTTCTGGATCATCGCCGGGCTGTTCGTCGTCGCCGGGCTGGGCGTCTTCTACGCCGAGTGGGTGTCGGGCGCATGA
- a CDS encoding UDP-N-acetylmuramoyl-tripeptide--D-alanyl-D-alanine ligase, producing MIPLSLAEVAAAVDGSLADADPDARVTGAASLDSRAVPDGGLFVAMAGERVDGHGYAAQAVEAGAAAVLGTRATGVPTVVVDDVPTALGRLARHLLDKLPGLTVLALTGSQGKTSTKDLLAQVLATHGPTVATVGNHNNELGVPLTVLRAEAETAYLVLEMGARGIGHLAYLCTFARPRVAAVLNVGTAHLGEFGTRNDIARAKGELVEALPADGVAVLNADDPLVAAMATRTRAAVRRFGTGADADLQLRAVETDDLGRARFELVERDEARETVTPVALRTLGAHQAVNAAAAATLARAVGMPLPAIGAALSQAGAASRWRMELTEVAGVAVLNDAYNANPESMRAALATLVGIGARTGRRTVAVLGMMGELGRGSEAAHEALGRHAIESGVERLVVVGDVAAGIGRGAAAVPGGRERTVLVGDREQALSWMRENVAAPDVVLVKASRGAALEVVADGLVEHLSAPPQSAPHLSAMARSSECVVPEENR from the coding sequence GTGATCCCGCTGAGCCTGGCCGAGGTCGCCGCCGCCGTCGACGGATCGCTCGCCGACGCCGACCCCGACGCCCGCGTGACCGGCGCGGCCTCCCTCGACAGCCGTGCCGTCCCCGACGGTGGTCTCTTCGTGGCGATGGCGGGGGAGCGCGTCGACGGCCACGGCTACGCCGCCCAGGCCGTGGAGGCCGGCGCAGCCGCCGTGCTCGGCACCCGGGCCACGGGCGTGCCCACCGTCGTCGTCGACGACGTGCCGACCGCGCTCGGTCGACTCGCGCGCCACCTGCTCGACAAGCTGCCCGGCCTCACGGTGCTGGCGCTGACCGGGTCCCAGGGCAAGACCTCGACGAAGGACCTGCTCGCCCAGGTGCTGGCGACCCACGGCCCCACCGTCGCCACCGTCGGCAACCACAACAACGAGCTCGGGGTCCCCCTGACCGTCCTGCGTGCGGAGGCCGAGACGGCGTACCTCGTGCTGGAGATGGGTGCCCGCGGCATCGGTCACCTCGCCTACCTGTGCACCTTCGCCCGCCCGCGGGTCGCCGCGGTGCTCAACGTCGGCACCGCCCACCTCGGTGAGTTCGGCACCCGCAACGACATCGCCCGTGCCAAGGGCGAGCTCGTCGAGGCACTGCCGGCCGACGGCGTCGCCGTGCTCAACGCCGACGACCCGCTCGTGGCGGCGATGGCGACCAGGACCCGCGCCGCCGTACGCCGGTTCGGCACGGGCGCCGACGCGGACCTGCAGCTGCGGGCGGTCGAGACCGACGACCTCGGGCGCGCCCGCTTCGAGCTCGTCGAGCGCGACGAGGCCCGGGAGACCGTGACTCCGGTCGCGCTGCGCACGCTGGGCGCCCACCAGGCCGTCAACGCAGCCGCCGCGGCCACCCTCGCCCGCGCCGTCGGGATGCCGCTGCCGGCGATCGGCGCGGCGCTGTCACAGGCGGGTGCGGCGTCGCGGTGGCGGATGGAGCTCACCGAGGTCGCCGGCGTCGCCGTCCTCAACGACGCCTACAACGCCAACCCCGAGTCCATGCGGGCGGCGCTCGCCACCCTCGTCGGCATCGGCGCGCGCACGGGGCGGCGTACGGTCGCGGTGCTCGGGATGATGGGCGAGCTCGGACGCGGGTCGGAGGCGGCGCACGAGGCACTCGGCCGGCACGCCATCGAGTCCGGGGTGGAGCGTCTCGTCGTGGTCGGCGACGTCGCCGCCGGCATCGGCCGGGGCGCTGCTGCCGTGCCGGGCGGGCGCGAGCGGACGGTGCTGGTCGGGGACCGCGAGCAGGCCCTGAGCTGGATGCGGGAGAATGTCGCGGCTCCCGACGTCGTGCTGGTGAAGGCGTCGCGCGGAGCCGCGCTCGAGGTGGTCGCCGACGGCCTCGTCGAGCACCTGTCCGCACCGCCCCAGTCCGCACCGCACCTGTCTGCCATGGCGCGCTCGTCCGAGTGCGTCGTCCCCGAGGAGAACCGATGA
- a CDS encoding UDP-N-acetylmuramoyl-L-alanyl-D-glutamate--2,6-diaminopimelate ligase: protein MTAPRPRTPVARSLPAVLATAGVPTSEVPAVDVTGISLASGRVQPGDLYAALPGARVHGATFAAEAVAGGAVAVLTDPAGGRALSEGGVSGVPVVVVDEPRRVLGAVAAAVYGDPARALRLIGITGTQGKTTTTRLLESALQAAGSPAAVVGTVGTRVAGREVASALTTPEAPDLHALFAVMREAQVETCAMEVSSHALVMGRVDGVVFDVAGFTNLGRDHLDFHAGVEDYFEAKATLFTPERSRRAVVSIDDAHGRVLAERALVPTVTMSASGADADWRAHDLRLGSDASTFTATGPSGSWEVRVPLAGDFNVANALLALASAAEAGLEPGLVVAGLARSPGVPGRLERVDAGQPWTAIVDYAHKPDAVQAVLDALRPVTSGRLIIVLGAGGDRDAGKRPVMAQIAAELADVLVVTDDNPRTEDPAAIRAALLDGARHGRARVLDVAGRRAAIAEAVRLAAPGDTVLVAGKGHETGQEIAGVVEPFDDRDVLRAEIAAVLGPTAPTDGGAA, encoded by the coding sequence ATGACTGCGCCCCGTCCCCGCACCCCTGTCGCTCGTTCCCTGCCCGCCGTGCTGGCCACGGCCGGCGTACCGACCTCCGAGGTGCCCGCGGTGGACGTCACCGGGATCAGCCTGGCGAGCGGGCGGGTGCAGCCCGGTGACCTGTACGCCGCCCTGCCCGGCGCCCGCGTGCACGGCGCGACCTTCGCCGCGGAGGCCGTCGCGGGCGGCGCGGTGGCGGTCCTCACCGACCCTGCCGGTGGGCGCGCGCTGAGTGAGGGCGGCGTCTCGGGAGTGCCGGTCGTCGTCGTCGACGAGCCGCGTCGGGTGCTGGGAGCCGTCGCGGCGGCGGTGTACGGCGACCCGGCGCGCGCGCTGCGGCTGATCGGGATCACCGGCACCCAGGGCAAGACGACCACGACGCGGCTGCTGGAGAGCGCGCTGCAGGCGGCGGGCAGCCCGGCCGCGGTCGTCGGCACCGTCGGCACCCGGGTGGCCGGACGCGAGGTGGCCAGCGCGCTGACGACGCCCGAGGCGCCGGACCTGCACGCGCTGTTCGCCGTCATGCGCGAGGCGCAGGTGGAGACGTGCGCGATGGAGGTCTCCAGCCACGCGCTGGTGATGGGCCGGGTCGACGGGGTCGTCTTCGACGTCGCCGGCTTCACCAACCTGGGCCGCGACCACCTCGACTTCCACGCAGGCGTCGAGGACTACTTCGAGGCCAAGGCGACGCTGTTCACCCCCGAGCGGTCCCGGCGGGCCGTCGTCAGCATCGACGACGCCCACGGCCGCGTGCTCGCCGAGCGCGCGCTGGTGCCGACCGTGACGATGTCGGCGTCCGGCGCCGACGCGGACTGGCGGGCCCACGACCTGCGTCTGGGCTCCGACGCATCGACGTTCACCGCGACGGGACCGTCCGGGTCGTGGGAGGTCCGCGTGCCGCTGGCCGGTGACTTCAACGTCGCCAACGCCCTGCTGGCGCTGGCCAGCGCGGCCGAGGCCGGGCTCGAGCCGGGTCTCGTCGTCGCCGGTCTGGCGCGCAGCCCCGGGGTCCCGGGTCGGTTGGAGCGGGTCGACGCCGGCCAGCCGTGGACGGCGATCGTCGACTACGCCCACAAGCCCGATGCCGTCCAGGCCGTGCTCGACGCGTTGCGTCCGGTCACGAGCGGCCGACTCATCATCGTGCTGGGTGCAGGTGGCGACCGGGACGCCGGGAAGCGTCCCGTGATGGCGCAGATCGCCGCGGAGCTCGCCGACGTCCTGGTCGTCACCGACGACAACCCGCGCACGGAGGACCCGGCCGCCATCCGGGCCGCGCTGCTCGACGGCGCCCGGCACGGCCGCGCACGCGTGCTCGACGTCGCGGGCCGCCGGGCAGCGATCGCCGAGGCGGTCCGGCTCGCTGCGCCCGGCGACACCGTGCTCGTCGCCGGCAAGGGACACGAGACCGGCCAGGAGATCGCGGGCGTGGTCGAGCCGTTCGACGACCGCGACGTGCTGCGCGCGGAGATCGCCGCAGTGCTCGGACCGACCGCACCCACCGACGGAGGTGCCGCGTGA
- a CDS encoding peptidoglycan D,D-transpeptidase FtsI family protein has product MREELVRRHRRVSVVRLRIGIVLVAVVMSFFGARLFQLQGIDPGSYASMSRERGLETEILPARRGAILDRNGAPLAESVDGLMVVADPLETKPHAPTIARMVASSLDVDYFEVLGRLQREDTRFQYIARRVPAAIAERVVEEVAEAGYKGLSTRRDPVRTYPAKDVAANLLGFTGAEGQAMGGLELAFDTHLDGVDGKATYEVGSGGARLPLGDNSIEQPRDGKDLELTIDSDVQWYVQRVLRQTVEQSGGESGAAVALDVRTGQVLALADHPTFDANAPLLSPEADLGSRALSDVYEPGSVQKVLTAAALLDAGKVTPQTKITVPGELPRADRVINDYWQHDRLRLTFAGVLAKSSNIGTVLAADELSSAELRDYLARFGLGSRTGVGVGGEARGLLPKAERWRPINHDTISFGQGVSVNVLQMAAAVNTIANDGVYISPSVIRGSAVDENGNHVGTDNARSTRVISEEAARATAEMMETVTRAEGGTAPQAAIEGYRVAGKTGTAQRVDAECACYRGFTVSFAGFAPADDPRFVVYVVVQDPSNGGGGGSVGGPAFRQITSFLLRKYAVPPTGARPSRLPLEW; this is encoded by the coding sequence GTGAGGGAGGAGCTGGTCCGCCGGCACCGACGGGTCTCCGTGGTCCGGCTGCGCATCGGCATCGTGCTCGTCGCCGTGGTGATGTCGTTCTTCGGCGCGCGCCTGTTCCAGCTCCAGGGCATCGACCCGGGCTCCTACGCCTCGATGTCGCGTGAGCGCGGGCTGGAGACGGAGATCCTGCCTGCGCGGCGCGGCGCGATCCTCGACCGCAACGGTGCGCCGTTGGCCGAGTCGGTCGACGGGCTGATGGTGGTCGCCGACCCGCTGGAGACCAAGCCGCACGCGCCCACGATCGCCCGGATGGTCGCCTCCTCCCTCGACGTCGACTACTTCGAGGTGCTGGGCCGTCTGCAGCGCGAGGACACGCGCTTCCAGTACATCGCCCGCCGTGTCCCCGCCGCCATCGCCGAGCGTGTGGTGGAGGAGGTCGCCGAGGCCGGCTACAAGGGTCTGAGCACCCGTCGCGACCCCGTGCGGACCTACCCGGCCAAGGACGTGGCGGCCAACCTGCTGGGCTTCACCGGGGCCGAGGGCCAGGCGATGGGTGGCCTCGAGCTCGCCTTCGACACCCACCTCGACGGCGTCGACGGCAAGGCGACGTACGAGGTCGGCTCCGGCGGAGCGCGCCTGCCGCTGGGCGACAACAGCATCGAGCAGCCGCGCGACGGCAAGGACCTCGAGCTGACCATCGACAGCGATGTGCAGTGGTACGTCCAGCGCGTCCTGCGCCAGACCGTCGAGCAGTCCGGCGGCGAGTCGGGCGCCGCCGTCGCGCTCGACGTCCGCACCGGCCAGGTGCTCGCCCTCGCCGACCACCCGACCTTCGACGCCAACGCCCCGCTGCTGAGCCCCGAGGCCGACCTCGGTTCACGCGCGCTGAGCGACGTCTACGAGCCGGGGTCGGTGCAGAAGGTGCTCACCGCCGCCGCACTCCTCGACGCGGGCAAGGTCACCCCGCAGACCAAGATCACGGTGCCCGGCGAGCTGCCGCGCGCCGACCGCGTCATCAACGACTACTGGCAGCACGACCGGCTGCGGCTGACGTTCGCCGGCGTCCTCGCGAAGTCCTCCAACATCGGCACGGTGCTCGCCGCCGACGAGCTCAGCAGCGCGGAGCTGCGCGACTACCTGGCCCGCTTCGGCCTCGGCTCCCGCACCGGCGTGGGCGTCGGTGGTGAGGCTCGCGGCCTGCTCCCGAAGGCCGAGCGCTGGCGCCCGATCAACCACGACACGATCTCCTTCGGCCAGGGCGTGTCGGTCAACGTCTTGCAGATGGCCGCCGCGGTCAACACGATCGCCAACGACGGCGTCTACATCAGCCCCAGCGTGATCCGGGGGAGCGCGGTCGACGAGAACGGCAACCACGTCGGCACCGACAACGCCCGCAGCACCCGCGTCATCAGCGAGGAGGCGGCGCGCGCGACCGCAGAGATGATGGAGACGGTCACCCGCGCCGAGGGCGGCACCGCGCCGCAGGCCGCCATCGAGGGCTACCGCGTGGCCGGCAAGACCGGTACGGCGCAGCGGGTCGACGCCGAGTGTGCCTGCTACCGCGGGTTCACGGTGTCGTTCGCCGGCTTCGCACCGGCCGACGATCCGCGCTTCGTCGTCTACGTCGTCGTCCAGGACCCCTCGAACGGTGGCGGTGGCGGGTCGGTCGGTGGCCCGGCGTTCCGCCAGATCACCAGCTTCCTGCTGCGCAAGTACGCCGTCCCGCCCACGGGCGCCCGGCCGAGCCGGCTTCCGCTCGAGTGGTGA
- the rsmH gene encoding 16S rRNA (cytosine(1402)-N(4))-methyltransferase RsmH: protein MGGPVHVPVLLERIVALLTPPLERPGAVLVDATLGLGGHSEAVLSRIPGVHLVGIDRDPDALDLARTRLAPYADRISLVHAVYDQIPEVLADLGIPHVDGVLFDLGVSSMQLDVRERGFAYAEDAPLDMRMNGRDGITAAEVLNTYAPEDLVRILRAYGEERFASRIVSRIVAAREKEPFTRSARLVELVRDAIPAATRRTGGHPAKRTFQALRIEVNDELQVLERALPAAIDAVGLGGRVVVMSYHSLEDRLTKQAFARRTRVDAPPDMPVVPEEYQPELRLVTRGSEQASETEVADNPRARSVRVRAAERVRRPRGAAA from the coding sequence ATGGGCGGGCCGGTCCACGTCCCCGTCCTGCTCGAGCGCATCGTCGCGCTGCTCACCCCGCCGTTGGAGCGCCCCGGCGCCGTCCTCGTCGACGCCACCCTCGGCCTGGGCGGCCACAGCGAGGCCGTCTTGTCCCGCATCCCCGGCGTGCACCTGGTCGGCATCGACCGCGACCCCGACGCCCTGGACCTGGCCCGCACCCGGCTCGCGCCGTACGCCGACCGGATCTCCCTGGTGCACGCGGTCTACGACCAGATCCCCGAGGTGCTCGCGGACCTCGGCATCCCCCACGTCGACGGCGTGCTGTTCGACCTCGGCGTCTCCTCGATGCAGCTCGACGTCCGCGAGCGCGGCTTCGCCTACGCCGAGGACGCGCCGCTCGACATGCGGATGAACGGCCGGGACGGCATCACCGCCGCGGAGGTCCTCAACACCTACGCCCCCGAGGACCTCGTGCGGATCCTGCGGGCGTACGGCGAGGAGCGGTTCGCCTCCCGCATTGTGTCGCGCATCGTGGCCGCCCGGGAGAAGGAGCCCTTCACCCGCTCGGCCCGGCTCGTCGAGCTGGTCCGCGACGCGATCCCCGCCGCGACCCGGCGCACCGGCGGCCACCCCGCCAAGCGCACCTTCCAGGCGCTGCGCATCGAGGTCAACGACGAGCTCCAGGTGCTGGAGCGGGCACTGCCGGCCGCGATCGACGCCGTCGGGCTCGGCGGCCGCGTGGTCGTCATGTCCTACCACTCCCTCGAGGACCGGCTCACCAAGCAGGCCTTCGCCCGTCGTACCCGCGTCGACGCTCCGCCCGACATGCCGGTCGTGCCGGAGGAGTACCAACCCGAGCTGCGGCTGGTCACGCGCGGCTCCGAGCAGGCCTCGGAGACCGAGGTCGCCGACAACCCACGCGCACGGTCCGTCCGGGTGCGCGCCGCCGAGCGCGTACGCCGACCGAGGGGAGCAGCAGCATGA
- the mraZ gene encoding division/cell wall cluster transcriptional repressor MraZ: MFFGTYTPRLDDKGRLFLPAKFRDELTEGLVVTRGQERCLYVWSMEEFGKLTERLREAPVTNRGARDYVRMFFAGASDEKPDKQGRITIPPMLREYASLSRECVVIGAMNRVEIWDADSWQSYSNEQEQAFADLSEEVFPGVI; this comes from the coding sequence ATGTTCTTCGGCACCTACACCCCGCGGCTCGATGACAAGGGCCGGCTGTTCCTCCCGGCGAAGTTCCGCGACGAGCTGACGGAGGGTCTGGTGGTCACACGAGGGCAGGAGCGCTGCCTCTACGTGTGGTCGATGGAGGAGTTCGGCAAGCTCACCGAGCGGCTGCGGGAGGCGCCGGTGACCAACCGGGGCGCCCGGGACTACGTCCGGATGTTCTTCGCCGGCGCGTCCGACGAGAAGCCCGACAAGCAGGGCCGCATCACGATCCCGCCGATGCTGCGGGAGTACGCCTCGCTCAGTCGCGAGTGCGTCGTGATCGGCGCGATGAACCGCGTCGAGATCTGGGACGCCGACTCCTGGCAGAGCTACAGCAACGAGCAGGAGCAGGCCTTCGCGGACCTCTCCGAAGAGGTCTTCCCCGGCGTCATCTGA
- a CDS encoding AAA family ATPase, with protein MDQRTDGPAGDARDDLAHELDHLRQVCARVAANVGRVIEGKPEVVRIALVALLAEGHLLLEDVPGVGKTMLSKSLARSIDATVRRIQFTPDLLPSDITGVSVFNQQTREFEFRPGGIFANIVVGDEINRASPKTQSALLECMEERQVSVDGTTYRLETPFIVIATQNPVEMEGTYALPEAQRDRFLARVSIGYPVARAEVAMLANHAGGSDPLDGLTAVTDATEVRTLIGTVRRVHVSPAVQQYAVAIVGGTRTSPDLLLGASPRATLHLVRAAKAAAALDGRSYVLPDDVAGLVRTVLSHRLLPTVEASLRGRDPEAVLEEIAAQTPVPAGAHRA; from the coding sequence ATCGACCAGCGGACCGACGGTCCTGCGGGTGACGCCCGCGACGACCTCGCCCACGAGCTCGACCACCTGCGGCAGGTGTGCGCCCGGGTCGCCGCCAACGTCGGTCGGGTCATCGAGGGCAAGCCCGAGGTCGTGCGGATCGCCCTGGTCGCGCTGCTCGCCGAAGGACACCTGCTCCTGGAGGACGTGCCCGGCGTCGGCAAGACGATGTTGAGCAAGTCGCTGGCGCGCTCGATCGACGCCACGGTGCGGCGCATCCAGTTCACCCCGGACCTGCTGCCCTCCGACATCACCGGCGTGTCGGTCTTCAACCAGCAGACCCGCGAGTTCGAGTTCCGGCCCGGCGGGATCTTCGCCAACATCGTGGTCGGCGACGAGATCAACCGCGCCTCCCCCAAGACGCAGTCGGCGCTGCTGGAGTGCATGGAGGAGCGCCAGGTCTCCGTGGACGGGACGACCTACCGGCTCGAGACGCCGTTCATCGTGATCGCCACCCAGAACCCCGTGGAGATGGAGGGCACCTACGCCCTGCCCGAGGCCCAGCGCGACCGGTTCCTCGCTCGCGTCTCGATAGGCTACCCCGTCGCCCGCGCCGAGGTCGCGATGCTCGCCAACCACGCCGGCGGCTCCGACCCGCTCGACGGGCTCACCGCCGTGACGGACGCGACGGAGGTGCGCACGCTGATCGGCACCGTGCGCCGGGTCCACGTCTCCCCCGCCGTCCAGCAGTACGCCGTCGCGATCGTCGGCGGCACCCGCACCTCCCCCGACCTCCTGCTCGGCGCCTCACCGCGCGCGACGCTGCACCTCGTGCGTGCAGCCAAGGCGGCCGCCGCCCTCGACGGGCGTTCCTACGTGCTGCCCGACGACGTCGCCGGCCTGGTGCGCACCGTCCTGTCCCACCGGCTCCTGCCGACCGTCGAGGCGTCGCTGCGAGGACGCGACCCCGAGGCAGTCCTGGAGGAGATCGCGGCGCAGACCCCTGTCCCCGCCGGCGCTCACCGTGCGTGA
- a CDS encoding DUF58 domain-containing protein, which yields MREAFRSLTTRGRAFLAAGLTAGICAVLLGQDDLLRVAALLAVLPVVAAWLTARRRDRLSLRRHVAPDRITVGQEAAVTLTVVNGGAGAVGSLLLEEQVPFTLGSRPRFLVPRIEGNHAIDLVYRVRPELRGRYPLGPLRVRVDDPFGMLELSRTFHRTEHVTVLPPVEALPAIGLGGGASGSGDHRTRAFAVGSAEDVTVRDYRRGDDLRRVHWRSSARVGELMVRREEQPWESRATVLLDNRAGAHAGTGALSSFETAVRAAASVGSHLAALGHQVDLVTSAGRLHAGLPHPAHDRGRAGDTRQLLDSLAVIATHDTARWEAAAAEELRPGGIVVAVLGSVHEPDRRALARLRQHAGTALAIVLDTPAWAGTARAQAPDGDGVATWLGTQGWRAVVAGPRDRLPEVWRELGATAGARR from the coding sequence GTGCGTGAGGCGTTCCGCTCACTGACGACCCGCGGTCGGGCCTTCCTGGCCGCCGGGCTGACGGCCGGGATCTGTGCCGTGCTGCTCGGCCAGGACGATCTGCTGCGCGTCGCCGCGCTTCTCGCCGTCCTGCCGGTGGTCGCGGCGTGGTTGACGGCGCGCCGCCGCGACCGGTTGTCGTTGCGACGCCACGTCGCGCCCGACCGGATCACCGTCGGACAGGAGGCGGCGGTCACCCTCACGGTCGTCAACGGCGGCGCGGGCGCCGTCGGCTCGCTGCTCCTGGAGGAGCAGGTGCCCTTCACGCTCGGCAGCCGTCCCCGATTCCTCGTCCCGCGCATCGAGGGCAACCACGCGATCGACCTGGTCTACCGCGTCCGCCCCGAGCTGCGTGGCCGCTACCCGTTGGGTCCGCTGCGGGTCCGGGTCGACGATCCCTTCGGGATGCTCGAGCTCTCCCGCACGTTCCACCGCACCGAGCACGTGACGGTCCTGCCCCCGGTCGAGGCGCTGCCCGCGATCGGACTGGGTGGCGGCGCGTCGGGCTCCGGCGACCACCGGACCCGCGCCTTCGCCGTCGGCAGTGCCGAGGACGTGACGGTGCGCGACTACCGCCGCGGCGACGACCTGCGCCGGGTCCACTGGCGCAGCAGCGCCCGCGTCGGCGAGCTGATGGTCCGTCGCGAGGAGCAGCCCTGGGAGTCCCGCGCCACGGTCCTGCTCGACAACCGGGCCGGAGCGCACGCCGGCACCGGAGCCCTGTCGTCATTCGAGACGGCCGTGCGTGCCGCCGCCTCGGTCGGGTCCCACCTGGCCGCGCTCGGCCACCAGGTCGACCTCGTCACCTCCGCCGGCCGGTTGCACGCGGGTCTGCCGCACCCCGCCCACGACCGCGGGCGCGCCGGCGACACCCGCCAGCTGCTGGACTCGCTTGCGGTCATCGCGACCCACGACACCGCCCGCTGGGAGGCCGCCGCCGCCGAGGAGCTGCGCCCCGGCGGCATCGTCGTCGCCGTCCTCGGCAGCGTGCACGAGCCGGACCGCCGCGCCCTGGCCCGGCTGCGCCAGCACGCCGGCACCGCGCTGGCGATCGTGCTCGACACCCCCGCGTGGGCAGGGACCGCGCGCGCCCAGGCCCCCGATGGTGACGGGGTCGCGACCTGGTTGGGCACGCAGGGCTGGCGCGCCGTGGTCGCCGGTCCTCGCGATCGCCTGCCCGAGGTCTGGCGCGAGCTGGGCGCCACCGCGGGAGCCCGGCGATGA